A genomic window from Centroberyx gerrardi isolate f3 chromosome 14, fCenGer3.hap1.cur.20231027, whole genome shotgun sequence includes:
- the csrp1a gene encoding cysteine and glycine-rich protein 1a, whose translation MPLGGGNKCGCCQKTVYFAEEVLCDGRSFHKSCFLCMVCRKNLDSTTVAVHMDEVYCKACYGKKYGPKGYGYGQGAGTLSMDKGESLGITHAEPGPHHPTTNPNPSKMAQKFGGSDKCPRCGKSVYAAEKVIGAGSAWHKNGCFRCAICGKGLESTTLADKDGEIYCKGCYAKNFGPKGFGYGQGAGALAHAQ comes from the exons ATGCCACTTGGAGGAGGAAACAAGTGTGGCTGCTGTCAAAAGACAGTATACTTTGCAGAAGAGGTTCTGTGTGACGGGCGGAGCTTCCACAAGTCCTGCTTCCTGTGCA TGGTGTGTAGGAAGAACTTGGACAGCACAACTGTGGCCGTTCATATGGACGAGGTCTACTGCAAAGCGTGCTACGGCAAGAAGTACGGGCCAAAAGGCTACGGTTACGGCCAGGGAGCGGGGACACTCAGCATGGACAAGGGAGAGTCCCTGGGCATTACACATGCAGA aCCTGGTCCTCATCATCCTACCACTAACCCAAACCCCTCCAAGATGGCTCAGAAGTTTGGAGGGTCAGACAAGTGCCCACGCTGCGGCAAGTCTGTCTATGCCGCTGAGAAAGTGATTGGAGCCGGGAGT GCATGGCATAAGAATGGATGTTTCCGCTGTGCCATCTGTGGGAAGGGCCTTGAGTCGACCACACTAGCTGACAAGGATGGAGAAATCTACTGCAAAG GGTGTTATGCCAAAAACTTTGGTCCTAAGGGATTCGGCTACGGGCAGGGAGCCGGGGCGCTGGCACATGCTCAGTAG